CATGGAAGCGGGTATAATCCCCTTCGGAGATGCCCAGGGAGCGATAAATCTTCTTCACGAGGTGGGAAAGGGGACCTATCTGGGAAGAATCCTTGGAAACGGGGCGGCCGTAACGGGCAAGGCCTTTGGGGTGGAGAGGGTTCCCGTGGTAAAGGGTCAGGCTCTTCCGGCTTATGATCCCAGGGCGGCGCACGGAATCGGCGTGACCTACGCAACGAGCACCATGGGAGCCGATCACACCGCAGGTTACGCCATTGCCCAGAACATCCTCAAGGTGGGGGGCTTTGTGGATCCTCTCAAGCCCGAGGGTCAGGTTGAAATATCCCGAAACCTCCAGATTGCAACGGCGGCCATTGACTCCACGGGGATGTGCCTCTTTATAGCCTTCGCCACCCTGGATCAGCCCGAGACCTTTCAGGCCATGCTGGACATGATAAACGCCTTCTACGGCTGGAACTGGACCGCCGATGACTTCATGGAATACGGCAAAAAGATCCTCAGAATGGAGCGGGAATTCAACACAAAGGCAGGCTTTACGAAAGAACACGACCGCCTGCCCAGATTCTTCAAAGTCGAACCACTCCCACCCCACAACTTAACCTTCCAGGTACCAGACGAGGAACTGGATAAGGTTCACATCTTCTAAAATTGTAAGGGGCTCGACGAAGTGAGCCCCTTCTTTGCACTTTAGCTTGTGATTTGTTTCACGGCAGTTATAATGACCTCGATATGATAACAAAAGGATCTTTGCTTGAGAAATGTATCTCACACTCTGTCGCCTTCTCGAAGGAGGAAGCGGATGAAAAAGGTTTCGGTATCCATCGACGGACGGGAATACATTATTCCGGCGGGAAAAAACATCAAAGAGGCGGCCGAAGAAGTGGGTATTTACATTCCCGGGCTCTGTCATCACAGGGATCTGATCCCCGTGGGCATGTGCAGGCTCTGCATTGTGGAAGTCGAAGGATTGCGGGAATTTCCCCTGGCCTGCATGACCCCCGTAGAAGAGGGGATGATAATAAGGACGAAGACGGATACCCTTCAGCAAATGCGTCGCCATACAATGGAGCTGATACTATCGTTAACCAATCACCCCGTTACCTGTCTTTTCTGTAGCCGCAGAGACGAATGCAGAGATCTTCGAGAGTGCATGCGCAAGGTTCCCGAAGTGGTCGGTTGCAGGTATTGCCCAAAAGGC
This window of the Thermodesulforhabdus norvegica genome carries:
- a CDS encoding aldehyde ferredoxin oxidoreductase C-terminal domain-containing protein codes for the protein GCVIRCSGIFHDKDGHYLTKQPEYETVWANGANCGIDDLDAIAMIDFLCDNYGLDTIEMGATIGVAMEAGIIPFGDAQGAINLLHEVGKGTYLGRILGNGAAVTGKAFGVERVPVVKGQALPAYDPRAAHGIGVTYATSTMGADHTAGYAIAQNILKVGGFVDPLKPEGQVEISRNLQIATAAIDSTGMCLFIAFATLDQPETFQAMLDMINAFYGWNWTADDFMEYGKKILRMEREFNTKAGFTKEHDRLPRFFKVEPLPPHNLTFQVPDEELDKVHIF